In the genome of Oculatellaceae cyanobacterium, the window AAGAGTTATTAAAAAAGCTAACGGCTAAAAGCTAAAAGCTAACCGCTAACTGCTAACCGCTAAAAGCTATCTTATGACTGCTGAAGTTATCTGTGTCGGAACCGAGTTACTGCTAGGGGATATTCTGAATACTAATGCCCAGTTTTTAGCAAAACAGTTAGCTGGGCTAGGAATTCCTCATTACTATCAAACCGTAGTGGGGGATAATCCAGAACGCCTCAAGCAGGTATTAGAAATTGCTACAGCGCGATCGCAAATTCTGCTATTTACTGGCGGTCTTGGCCCAACACCAGATGACCTCACGACCGAAACTATTGCTGATTTCTTTAACGCCCCGCTAGTTGAACAGTTAGAGGTAATTGAGGATATTACCCGCAAATACGCTCAACGGGGGCGTGAAATGACTCCCAGCAACCGTAAACAAGCTTTGATTCCTCAAGGTGCGGAGATTCTGACCAACCCCGCAGGAACAGCACCTGGAATCATCTGGCAACCCCGCCCTAACTTGACAATTCTTACCTTCCCAGGTGTGCCAAGTGAATTAAAGCGGATGTGGCAAGAAACCGCCATTCCCTACCTCAAAAGTCAAGGTTGGGGGAAACAAATCATTTATAGCCGAATGTTACGCTTCTGGGGCATTGGTGAATCTGCTTTAGCGGAAAAAGTATCTTCTTTACTTGATTTATCTAACCCAACAGTTGCGCCTTATGCAGGTCAAGGCGAAGTAAGATTGCGAGTTTCTGCCCGCGCGAGTTCAGAAACAGCAGCACTTGAACTAATTAAGCCAGTTGAGCAACAAATACAACAAATTGCCGGATTAAACTATTACGGCGCTGATAATGATACCCTCGCCTCAGTCGTTGGTCAATTGTTGCAAGCATCAGGTCAAACGCTGAGTGTAGCTGAATCTTGTACTGGCGGTGGGCTGGGACAAATGCTTACTAATATTTCTGGTAGTTCCAGCTACTTTATGGGTGGGGTGATTTCTTATGATAATCAGGTCAAAATTTCTCTATTAGATGTCAACCCTGAAGATTTAGCCCAACATGGGGCTGTGAGTGATGTAGTTGCCCAGCAAATGGCTATAGGAGTTAAGCAGCGTTTGGCGACTGACTGGGGTGTTAGTATCACTGGGGTTGCTGGCCCTGGAGGTGGTACAGAGACTAAACCAGTGGGGCTTGTCTACATAGGTATCGCTGCGCCAGATAACACTGTAGAAAGCTTTAAGTATCAGCTAAATCCTCAGCAAGAACGGTCTTTAATTCGTCAGATGTCAGCTTGTCAAGCCTTGGACTTACTACGACGCAAGTTAATTGCCAATTCGTCTAAACGATAATTTTGGGAATTTTTCATCACGATTTGTTAAAAAATTATAAAAAAATCTTGTTGATCTACCTAAAAGTCAACCCCTCTTGAGATATCTATACCCAGCAATAACTTAGGACTTCGGTAGGATGAGGATCTGATCGGCAAGTATGTTAAGCTATAAATTAAGAAATGTAACAAAAGATCTGATTTATTATTGATGATTAATTAGGCAAGCTAAAACACCATTTCCCTCTAGAGGGACAGGTATTTTAACTCATAAGTTTGCCAAGCTGTCAATAAGGTATGCAGGTTGTCTCGCTGGAGCTTTCTATTAAATGGACTATATAGATACATTGTTGGAAAAGCTAAAGGAATGGGCTCGCAAAATCGTTGAAGCGTTGCTAGGCGATGAGGCGGAACCAGAACCGGAACTTATCCCCATTCCTGTTAATGATAAACAACGTCGTCGTCGCTAGTCTGCAACTGTGTTAACCGAACATTTGCAAGTGGTGAGTGTACTGGTTCTGCATGGCCCCAATCTTAATCTATTGGGGCGTAGAGAGCCAGGGATATATGGCAGTGTGACATTAGAAGCAATTAATCGCTTATTAGAAGAGGAAGCACAGAAACTCCAAGCGAAAATATTAGCCAAGCAATCTAATCACGAAGGTGTTTTAGTCGATGCTATCCATGATGCTCAAGGAACTCATCAGGGTATTTTGATTAATGCTGGTGCTTATACTCATACGAGTGTAGCTATTCGAGATGCGATCGCCGCAGTAAATATTCCTACAGTTGAAGTGCATCTGAGCAATATTTATCGTCGCGAAGAATTTCGCCACCATTCATTTATAGCACCAATAGCTATTGGGCAAATCAGTGGCTTTGGCGCTGATAGTTATCGCTTAGGATTACACGCTTTGGTTAATCACCTCAGACAATCAAATGCTTGATAATTTCTGAGCGAATAGTTTAGAGAAATTTGTGATGCAGCCTAGCCAATTTTTAAGTATTGATGACCAACTTATTTCTCTGGAAGAAGCTTTAAAATATCTCCAATTTTCGGGAAAATTAACTCCGTTTATTGGAGAAATTTTACGTCAATATGTGATCGAGCAAGAATTACAAAATAGAGACGATCTTGATATTAGTCCTGCTATAACTGAGCAGGCAGTAGTTGATTTTAGATTAGAGCGCAATCTCAGTAACCCCCAAGCTTTCGCCCAATGGCTTAGTAGCAACGGTATAGATTACGCTACGTTTCACAATCAAATGGTTGCTAGTTTTAAACTTGCAAAGCTAAGAGATCAAATTACTGAGCCGAAACTACAAGAATATTTCATTGAACGGAAAATCTTTCTTGATCGGGTAGTCCTTTCTAGGATTATTGTAGGTTTTCAGGAGTTAGCTGAGGAATTAGCAAGCCAAATTGAAGAGGGAGTAGCGTTTGAAGAGTTAGCGATGGAGTATTCCCTGGCAGATGACCGAATTGTTAACGGC includes:
- a CDS encoding competence/damage-inducible protein A — encoded protein: MTAEVICVGTELLLGDILNTNAQFLAKQLAGLGIPHYYQTVVGDNPERLKQVLEIATARSQILLFTGGLGPTPDDLTTETIADFFNAPLVEQLEVIEDITRKYAQRGREMTPSNRKQALIPQGAEILTNPAGTAPGIIWQPRPNLTILTFPGVPSELKRMWQETAIPYLKSQGWGKQIIYSRMLRFWGIGESALAEKVSSLLDLSNPTVAPYAGQGEVRLRVSARASSETAALELIKPVEQQIQQIAGLNYYGADNDTLASVVGQLLQASGQTLSVAESCTGGGLGQMLTNISGSSSYFMGGVISYDNQVKISLLDVNPEDLAQHGAVSDVVAQQMAIGVKQRLATDWGVSITGVAGPGGGTETKPVGLVYIGIAAPDNTVESFKYQLNPQQERSLIRQMSACQALDLLRRKLIANSSKR
- the aroQ gene encoding type II 3-dehydroquinate dehydratase; translation: MLTEHLQVVSVLVLHGPNLNLLGRREPGIYGSVTLEAINRLLEEEAQKLQAKILAKQSNHEGVLVDAIHDAQGTHQGILINAGAYTHTSVAIRDAIAAVNIPTVEVHLSNIYRREEFRHHSFIAPIAIGQISGFGADSYRLGLHALVNHLRQSNA
- a CDS encoding peptidylprolyl isomerase, giving the protein MQPSQFLSIDDQLISLEEALKYLQFSGKLTPFIGEILRQYVIEQELQNRDDLDISPAITEQAVVDFRLERNLSNPQAFAQWLSSNGIDYATFHNQMVASFKLAKLRDQITEPKLQEYFIERKIFLDRVVLSRIIVGFQELAEELASQIEEGVAFEELAMEYSLADDRIVNGMMGVLSRGSLPDKIRAAVDLASPGKLVGPLEIEGSWALFKVGKFLPANVEDPQLIEALKNELFDQWLTEKIQKLTVKLLAI